The following are from one region of the Chloracidobacterium sp. genome:
- a CDS encoding NADP-dependent isocitrate dehydrogenase has translation MSNVPITVAHGDGIGPEIMEATLHILKEAGARIDIETIEIGEKVYLSGNAAGIAPESWESLRRTKVFLKAPITTPQGGGYSSLNVAVRKTLGLYANVRPCVSYHPFVQTKHPVMDVVIVRENEEDTYAGIEYRQTGQVEECLKLISRPGSEKIVRYAFEYAKKFNRKKVTCFIKDNIMKRTDGLFHRVFDEIAPEYPGIEADHWIVDIGSAKLADTPENFDVIVMPNLYGDVLSDVAAQIAGSVGLAGSSNIGEQVAMFEAIHGSAPRRAGQNLANPSGLFLGSILMLVHINQPDVAELAHNAWLRTIEDGIHTYDMFKDGISKEKVGTREFAQAVVDRIGQKPETLKPVTYSANVVDTDPKPIYSTPEPQKKDLVGVDVFLDWWKGSFYGVANELGGLVEGVNGDGLVLQSIANRGVKVYPGGFSDTFTVDHWRCRFTAENGEGSAVTHEQIISLLGRFNDAGLDVIKTENLYNFDGAKGYSA, from the coding sequence ATGTCCAACGTTCCTATTACCGTCGCTCATGGCGACGGCATCGGGCCTGAGATAATGGAGGCGACGCTTCACATTCTGAAAGAAGCCGGAGCCCGCATCGACATCGAGACCATCGAGATCGGCGAGAAAGTGTATTTGAGCGGAAATGCGGCCGGGATCGCACCGGAATCGTGGGAAAGCCTTCGCCGAACCAAGGTCTTTCTGAAGGCGCCGATAACCACGCCGCAGGGCGGCGGTTACAGCTCTTTGAACGTGGCGGTCCGTAAAACGCTAGGACTTTATGCGAACGTCAGGCCGTGCGTCTCATATCATCCGTTCGTGCAGACGAAACACCCGGTGATGGATGTTGTCATTGTGCGTGAGAACGAAGAGGATACGTACGCGGGGATCGAGTACCGGCAGACCGGGCAGGTCGAAGAATGTCTCAAGCTTATTTCGCGGCCCGGCAGTGAAAAGATAGTTCGGTACGCTTTTGAGTACGCAAAAAAATTCAACCGAAAAAAGGTCACCTGCTTCATTAAGGACAACATAATGAAGCGGACCGACGGTCTCTTTCACCGCGTATTTGACGAGATCGCACCTGAATATCCGGGCATTGAGGCCGACCATTGGATCGTCGATATCGGCTCCGCAAAACTCGCCGACACGCCCGAAAATTTCGACGTGATCGTAATGCCGAACCTTTACGGCGACGTTTTGTCGGATGTGGCAGCACAGATCGCCGGCTCGGTCGGTCTTGCGGGTTCGTCGAACATTGGCGAACAGGTGGCAATGTTCGAGGCGATACATGGTTCGGCACCGCGGCGAGCCGGGCAAAACCTTGCCAACCCGTCGGGACTGTTCCTTGGTTCGATATTGATGCTCGTACACATCAATCAGCCGGATGTTGCCGAGCTTGCCCATAATGCGTGGCTTCGCACGATCGAGGACGGTATTCACACGTACGACATGTTCAAAGACGGCATCTCGAAAGAGAAGGTCGGGACCAGGGAGTTTGCACAGGCGGTCGTCGATCGGATCGGGCAAAAGCCTGAGACCCTCAAACCCGTCACGTATTCGGCAAATGTCGTGGATACCGATCCAAAGCCGATCTATTCGACCCCGGAACCGCAGAAAAAAGACCTTGTTGGCGTCGACGTCTTTCTAGATTGGTGGAAGGGTTCGTTTTACGGAGTCGCGAACGAACTCGGCGGCTTGGTCGAGGGCGTTAATGGCGACGGCCTTGTTCTGCAGTCGATCGCAAATCGCGGGGTAAAGGTATATCCCGGCGGTTTTTCAGACACTTTTACCGTCGATCATTGGCGTTGCCGCTTTACTGCTGAGAACGGCGAAGGTTCTGCCGTAACACACGAGCAGATCATCTCGCTTCTCGGCCGATTCAACGACGCCGGGCTGGATGTTATCAAAACCGAGAATCTATACAACTTCGATGGGGCGAAGGGATACTCTGCCTGA
- a CDS encoding 4a-hydroxytetrahydrobiopterin dehydratase yields the protein MERRKLEAEEIGKWLAERPAWGVQHGKLFRRFEFPDFSSSLDFVNKAGKIADAADHHPDIRLGWGYAEFEITTHDRGGITPLDFDLAAKIDAIT from the coding sequence ATGGAACGCAGAAAACTAGAGGCAGAAGAGATCGGTAAATGGTTGGCCGAGCGGCCAGCATGGGGCGTCCAGCACGGCAAGTTGTTCAGGAGATTTGAGTTTCCTGACTTTTCGTCCAGCCTGGACTTTGTCAACAAGGCCGGAAAGATCGCTGATGCGGCCGATCATCACCCTGACATTCGGCTCGGCTGGGGCTATGCCGAATTTGAGATCACAACGCACGATCGAGGCGGCATCACACCTTTGGATTTTGACCTTGCGGCAAAGATCGATGCGATCACGTAA